Proteins from a genomic interval of Arthrobacter sp. CAN_C5:
- a CDS encoding bifunctional methylenetetrahydrofolate dehydrogenase/methenyltetrahydrofolate cyclohydrolase — protein MSPAQNQTAQNQTARILDGKKTAAAIRSELTTRIGALKERGVTPGLGTVLVGNDPGSHSYVAGKHRDCEQVGITSVRRDLPADISQAELEKVIDELNDDDATTGYIVQLPLPKHLDVNAILERMSPEKDADGLHPVNLGKLVLNVGAPLDSPLPCTPHGIVELLRRHGISLEGKNVLVVGRGITVGRPLGLLLTRRDINATVTLAHTGTVDLPHLLRQADVVVAAAGFPGMIKAADLKSDAIVLDVGVTRVEDPETGKAKLTGDVEPAAASTVAWLSPNPGGVGPMTRAMLLANVVEAAERQAGIAVRD, from the coding sequence ATGAGCCCCGCACAGAACCAGACCGCCCAGAACCAGACCGCCCGGATCCTCGACGGCAAGAAGACCGCCGCCGCTATCCGGTCCGAACTCACCACCCGCATCGGCGCCCTCAAAGAACGGGGCGTCACCCCGGGCCTGGGCACGGTCCTGGTGGGCAATGACCCGGGCAGCCACTCCTACGTTGCCGGAAAGCACCGCGACTGCGAGCAGGTCGGCATCACCTCGGTCCGCCGGGACCTTCCCGCCGATATCTCCCAGGCAGAGCTGGAAAAGGTCATCGACGAGCTGAACGACGACGACGCCACCACCGGCTATATCGTCCAGCTCCCACTCCCGAAGCACCTCGACGTGAACGCCATCCTGGAACGGATGTCCCCGGAGAAGGACGCCGACGGCCTGCACCCCGTCAACCTGGGCAAACTGGTCCTCAACGTGGGCGCCCCGCTCGACTCGCCGCTGCCCTGCACGCCGCACGGCATCGTGGAGCTGCTGCGCCGCCACGGGATCAGCCTTGAGGGAAAGAACGTTCTCGTGGTGGGCCGCGGGATCACCGTCGGTCGCCCCCTGGGGCTGCTGTTGACCCGCCGCGACATCAACGCCACCGTCACCCTCGCCCACACGGGGACGGTCGACCTGCCGCACCTGCTGCGCCAGGCCGATGTAGTGGTCGCCGCCGCAGGCTTCCCCGGCATGATCAAGGCCGCGGATCTCAAGTCCGACGCGATCGTGCTTGACGTCGGGGTCACCCGGGTGGAGGATCCCGAAACCGGCAAGGCGAAGCTGACCGGCGACGTGGAACCCGCCGCTGCGTCGACCGTCGCCTGGCTGTCCCCGAACCCCGGTGGCGTCGGCCCGATGACCCGGGCCATGCTGCTCGCCAACGTGGTGGAGGCCGCCGAGCGGCAGGCCGGCATCGCCGTCCGGGACTAG
- the glyA gene encoding serine hydroxymethyltransferase, with protein MTTSPLPATASASSAVTNAPLSEIDPEIAAVLTDELARQRDTLEMIASENFAPRAVLQAQGSVLTNKYAEGYPGRRYYGGCEHVDVAEGLAIERVKALFGAEFANVQPHSGAQANAAALAAMIKPGDKIMGLSLAHGGHLTHGMKLNFSGKLYEVAAYGVEKDTHRLDMDKVRAQAIAEKPQVIIAGWSAYPRQLDFAAFRSIADEVGALLWTDMAHFAGLVAAGLHPNPVPYSDVVTSTVHKTLAGPRSGVILAKQEWAKKLNSAVFPGQQGGPLMHVIAAKATAFKIAGSPEFRERQERVLAGARIIAERLTASDVGEHGVSVLTGGTDVHLVLVDLRASQLDGQQAEDLLHSIGITVNRNAVPFDPRPPMVTSGLRIGTPALATRGFGAAQFTEVADIIATALKPGADADALRARVLALTADFPLYPEHEQW; from the coding sequence GTGACCACTTCGCCCCTGCCCGCCACCGCATCAGCCTCCTCGGCGGTCACCAACGCACCCCTGTCCGAGATCGACCCGGAGATCGCCGCCGTCCTGACCGACGAGCTCGCCCGCCAGCGCGACACCCTCGAGATGATCGCCTCCGAAAACTTTGCACCCCGCGCGGTGCTCCAGGCCCAGGGCTCCGTCCTCACCAACAAGTACGCCGAGGGCTACCCCGGCCGCCGCTACTACGGCGGCTGCGAACACGTCGACGTCGCCGAGGGCCTCGCGATCGAGCGGGTCAAGGCCCTGTTCGGCGCCGAGTTCGCCAACGTCCAGCCACACTCCGGTGCGCAGGCCAACGCGGCGGCGCTCGCCGCGATGATCAAGCCCGGCGACAAGATCATGGGCCTGTCCCTGGCACACGGCGGCCACCTGACCCACGGCATGAAGCTCAACTTCTCGGGAAAGCTCTACGAGGTTGCCGCCTACGGCGTTGAGAAAGACACCCACCGCCTCGACATGGACAAGGTCCGCGCCCAGGCCATCGCCGAGAAGCCGCAGGTGATCATTGCCGGCTGGTCCGCCTACCCGCGGCAGCTCGACTTCGCCGCGTTCCGGTCCATCGCCGACGAGGTGGGAGCGCTGCTGTGGACCGACATGGCGCACTTCGCCGGACTCGTTGCAGCCGGTCTGCACCCCAACCCGGTCCCGTACTCCGACGTCGTGACGTCCACGGTGCACAAGACGCTCGCCGGTCCCCGCTCGGGCGTCATCCTGGCGAAGCAGGAGTGGGCCAAGAAGCTCAACTCGGCGGTCTTCCCCGGCCAGCAGGGCGGCCCGCTGATGCACGTCATTGCCGCGAAGGCGACGGCGTTCAAGATCGCCGGATCCCCCGAGTTCAGGGAACGCCAGGAGCGGGTGCTGGCCGGTGCCCGGATCATCGCGGAGCGGCTGACCGCCAGCGACGTCGGCGAACACGGCGTCTCGGTCCTGACCGGCGGCACCGACGTGCACCTGGTGCTGGTGGACCTGCGAGCCTCGCAGCTCGACGGGCAGCAGGCCGAGGATCTGCTGCACTCGATCGGGATCACCGTGAACCGGAACGCTGTCCCGTTTGACCCACGCCCGCCGATGGTCACGTCCGGGCTGCGGATCGGCACCCCGGCGCTGGCCACCCGTGGTTTCGGGGCGGCGCAGTTCACCGAAGTGGCCGACATCATCGCGACCGCGCTGAAGCCCGGTGCCGACGCGGACGCCCTCCGCGCCCGGGTGCTGGCCCTTACCGCCGACTTCCCGCTCTACCCGGAACACGAGCAGTGGTAG
- the purU gene encoding formyltetrahydrofolate deformylase — MTDSPTSQASFILTLSCADQPGIVHAVAGALVSSGCNITESQQYGSPDTGTFFMRVAMSTPAPRTSLVAHLAPVAEAFGMTWALHDDGAPARTLILASKSAHCLNDLLFQQRSGTLPIEIPAIVSNHTDLADLAAFYGIPFHHIPVTAATRESAEDALRDVIAEHNIELVVLARYMQILSDGLCSELVGRAINIHHSFLPSFKGAKPYHQAHARGVKLIGATAHYVTPALDEGPIIEQEVIRVDHARSAEQFVAIGRDVEGRTLTQAVQWHAEHRVLLDGSRTIVFN; from the coding sequence GTGACTGACTCCCCCACCTCCCAGGCTTCCTTCATCCTGACGCTTTCCTGCGCCGATCAACCCGGCATTGTGCATGCCGTCGCCGGGGCGCTGGTGAGCTCCGGCTGCAACATCACCGAATCGCAGCAGTATGGCAGCCCCGACACCGGGACGTTCTTCATGCGGGTGGCCATGAGCACTCCGGCTCCGCGCACCTCGCTCGTGGCGCATCTGGCGCCGGTAGCCGAGGCATTCGGCATGACCTGGGCCCTGCACGACGACGGCGCTCCCGCCCGGACCCTGATCCTCGCCTCGAAGTCGGCGCACTGCCTGAACGACCTGCTGTTCCAGCAGCGCTCGGGCACCCTGCCGATCGAGATCCCGGCGATTGTCTCCAACCACACCGATCTGGCCGACCTCGCAGCGTTCTACGGCATCCCGTTTCACCACATTCCGGTCACCGCAGCGACCCGGGAGTCCGCCGAGGACGCTCTGCGGGACGTCATCGCGGAGCACAACATCGAGCTGGTTGTCCTCGCCCGGTACATGCAGATCCTCAGCGACGGGCTGTGCTCGGAGCTGGTGGGACGGGCGATCAACATCCACCACTCGTTCCTGCCCTCGTTCAAGGGTGCCAAGCCCTACCACCAGGCCCACGCGCGTGGCGTCAAGCTGATCGGCGCCACGGCACACTATGTGACGCCTGCCCTGGATGAGGGCCCGATCATCGAGCAGGAGGTCATTCGGGTGGATCACGCCCGGTCGGCGGAGCAGTTTGTGGCGATCGGGCGCGATGTTGAGGGCCGCACCCTCACCCAGGCCGTGCAGTGGCACGCCGAGCACCGGGTGCTGCTCGACGGTAGCCGGACCATCGTCTTCAACTAG
- a CDS encoding gamma carbonic anhydrase family protein, which translates to MAHIIEIFGKKPTISDSCFVAPTASIIGDVVLGEDSSAFYGVSVRGDTAPIRVGDGTNLQDNVVLHADPDFPTTVGDRVSIGHTAVVHGCTIGDDCLIGMSATVMNGAVIGAGSLVAAGAVVLEGMQVPPRSLVAGVPAKVRRELTDSEFEKVKQNAASYQVLATSHRQALTS; encoded by the coding sequence ATGGCCCACATCATCGAAATCTTCGGCAAGAAACCCACCATCAGCGACTCCTGCTTCGTTGCACCGACGGCGTCGATCATCGGGGACGTGGTCCTCGGCGAGGACTCCAGCGCCTTCTACGGCGTGTCCGTGCGCGGTGACACCGCCCCCATCCGCGTGGGCGACGGCACCAACCTGCAGGACAACGTGGTGCTCCACGCGGACCCGGATTTCCCGACGACGGTCGGCGACCGGGTCAGCATCGGCCACACCGCGGTAGTCCACGGCTGCACCATCGGCGACGACTGCCTGATCGGCATGAGTGCCACCGTCATGAACGGCGCAGTCATTGGCGCCGGGTCGCTGGTGGCTGCGGGTGCGGTTGTTCTGGAAGGCATGCAGGTCCCACCCCGCTCGCTCGTCGCCGGTGTGCCGGCGAAGGTCAGACGGGAACTGACGGACAGCGAGTTTGAGAAGGTCAAGCAAAACGCAGCGTCCTATCAAGTGTTGGCCACGTCCCACCGTCAAGCGTTAACTTCTTGA
- a CDS encoding ROK family transcriptional regulator gives MPVGRPKTKRDFDGNPPSPGSQSALRQRNQQRIVSVLAAGPQTQAELARQTGLSTATVSNIVKAMVYAGLATTTPTTSSGRRALLVILNDNGSLAVGIDIGRRHVRVVLAGLNYQVMQDEATALPLGHCAEEGLDAAERLLDQLLLQAGTTRASVLGAGVGIPGPIDRRTGTVVQGAILPEWVGINILATFGERLGFPVFIDNDANLGALAQVTWGPHGAVENLMFLKVGSGIGAGLILGGSVYYGHVGITGELGHSTIVEHGLVCRCGNRGCLETVASTSTMVDLLSRRAEGPIAVDELVDLALAGDTTVLRVIDDAGLALGKAVANVANLINPELVVIGGPLTRLDDILLEPIRRGLVRHAVPVVGESTAVLMSALGDRTEALGGAAVVLSQPHLHNV, from the coding sequence ATGCCCGTAGGACGCCCGAAGACCAAGCGTGACTTCGACGGGAATCCTCCGAGCCCGGGTTCCCAATCGGCCCTTCGGCAGCGCAACCAGCAGCGGATCGTCAGTGTCCTCGCCGCTGGTCCGCAGACGCAGGCGGAGCTAGCACGGCAGACCGGGCTCTCCACCGCAACGGTCTCCAACATCGTTAAAGCGATGGTCTACGCCGGCCTTGCCACCACCACCCCCACCACCAGTTCGGGACGTCGTGCCCTCCTGGTTATCCTCAACGACAATGGTTCGCTTGCGGTGGGCATCGACATCGGCCGGCGCCATGTCCGGGTGGTCCTCGCCGGGCTGAACTATCAGGTGATGCAGGATGAGGCGACCGCCCTGCCGCTGGGACATTGCGCCGAGGAAGGGCTCGACGCCGCCGAACGCCTCCTCGACCAGCTTCTCCTGCAAGCCGGCACCACCCGCGCGTCGGTGCTCGGCGCCGGGGTAGGGATACCCGGCCCCATCGACCGCCGCACCGGGACCGTGGTACAGGGCGCTATCCTGCCCGAGTGGGTAGGTATCAACATCCTCGCCACCTTCGGCGAACGGCTCGGATTCCCCGTCTTCATTGACAACGATGCGAATCTTGGTGCCCTTGCCCAGGTCACCTGGGGGCCGCACGGGGCGGTCGAGAACCTGATGTTCCTCAAGGTCGGCTCGGGCATCGGTGCCGGGCTGATCCTTGGCGGCTCGGTCTACTACGGCCACGTTGGCATCACCGGCGAACTGGGCCACAGCACCATCGTGGAGCATGGTCTGGTCTGCCGGTGCGGAAACCGCGGCTGCCTGGAGACGGTTGCCTCAACCAGCACCATGGTGGACCTCCTCAGCCGCCGCGCGGAAGGGCCAATTGCCGTCGATGAACTCGTGGACCTCGCGCTGGCCGGAGACACCACTGTGCTCCGCGTGATTGACGACGCCGGCCTCGCCCTGGGGAAGGCAGTCGCCAACGTGGCAAACCTGATCAACCCGGAGCTTGTGGTGATCGGTGGACCGCTGACCAGGCTGGACGACATCCTGCTCGAACCGATCCGCCGCGGCCTGGTCCGCCACGCGGTACCCGTCGTGGGCGAATCAACTGCGGTGCTCATGTCAGCCCTCGGTGACCGCACCGAAGCACTTGGCGGTGCCGCCGTCGTCCTCTCGCAGCCCCACCTACATAACGTTTAG